Proteins encoded in a region of the Shewanella polaris genome:
- a CDS encoding LysR family transcriptional regulator encodes MLLEDLQVILKVAEFRSITAAATNLDMRTATASAAVKRVESSLGVELFIRTTRQLRLSSAGEKYIPQCEQAMLMLEQAKQNMKGELDIIDGDLRLAISSDLGRNIVIPWLDEFMATHPKISLHANINDSNLDFYRDSVDLALRYGSPNDANLYGFKICNIPRLLCASKAYLEANGTPTHPQDLASHNGLLYQLNNITYDVWDFYRNDEQYKIKMKGNRVSNDGELVHRWCLSGKGIGLKSCLDMSSDLLAENVVHILPEYQVKPTELWLIFPSRQSITPAARLLRDTLKQKTHSILQQLIEKGILDKSVLD; translated from the coding sequence ATGTTATTAGAGGACCTACAGGTTATTTTGAAAGTGGCTGAGTTTCGAAGCATTACTGCCGCAGCGACCAATCTTGATATGCGCACAGCAACCGCCAGCGCCGCTGTTAAACGTGTCGAAAGTTCGCTAGGTGTAGAGTTATTTATCCGCACTACCAGACAATTACGTTTATCGAGCGCTGGCGAAAAGTACATCCCACAGTGCGAACAAGCTATGTTGATGCTGGAGCAAGCAAAGCAGAACATGAAAGGTGAACTGGACATTATTGACGGCGACTTACGCTTAGCCATATCATCGGATCTCGGTCGTAATATTGTTATCCCTTGGCTTGATGAATTTATGGCGACTCACCCAAAAATCAGCCTACATGCCAATATTAATGACAGTAATTTAGATTTTTATCGTGATTCAGTCGATTTAGCCCTGCGATATGGTTCACCAAACGACGCTAATTTATATGGCTTTAAAATCTGTAATATTCCTAGATTGTTATGTGCTTCCAAAGCCTACCTTGAAGCGAATGGCACCCCTACACACCCACAAGACCTAGCCTCCCATAACGGATTGTTATATCAACTCAATAATATTACTTATGATGTGTGGGATTTTTATCGCAATGATGAACAGTACAAAATCAAAATGAAAGGTAATCGAGTCTCTAACGACGGTGAACTGGTTCATCGTTGGTGTCTTTCAGGTAAAGGCATTGGGCTTAAATCTTGTCTTGATATGTCGAGCGACTTACTTGCCGAAAATGTGGTACACATTTTACCCGAATACCAAGTAAAACCGACCGAACTTTGGCTGATATTCCCAAGTAGGCAATCAATAACGCCTGCAGCGCGGTTACTACGTGACACCTTAAAGCAAAAGACCCACAGTATTTTGCAGCAACTGATTGAGAAAGGCATATTGGATAAAAGCGTGTTGGATTGA
- a CDS encoding HNH endonuclease — protein MKAAVNCICNGKEIEVAEALELRDGSKENSYFTCVSCGEPVRVHKAGANSLAHFEHHERNYSCPYSEGKKIKEDTFSLDDPRAIEGYEIDRKILSGARNSSLARQRKQMDSYKCIACGFKLKLNGRFVIECHHKDPIGTEGVRETSLEDLISLCPTCHRISHTREKPLSLNEIVEARKSL, from the coding sequence ATGAAAGCAGCTGTTAATTGTATTTGCAACGGTAAAGAAATTGAAGTCGCAGAGGCACTAGAACTCAGGGATGGTAGTAAAGAAAATTCTTACTTTACTTGTGTTAGCTGTGGAGAACCTGTCCGAGTTCATAAGGCTGGAGCAAATAGCTTGGCTCATTTTGAACATCATGAGCGAAACTATTCATGTCCGTATAGTGAAGGTAAAAAAATAAAAGAAGATACTTTCTCTCTTGATGATCCCCGAGCAATTGAAGGGTATGAAATTGATCGTAAGATACTATCTGGCGCTCGTAACTCTTCTCTTGCTAGGCAACGAAAACAGATGGATAGTTATAAGTGTATCGCTTGTGGCTTTAAACTAAAGCTTAATGGTCGGTTTGTTATCGAGTGTCATCATAAAGATCCAATAGGCACTGAAGGAGTCAGAGAGACCTCACTTGAAGATTTAATAAGTTTATGTCCGACTTGTCATCGAATTTCACATACACGGGAAAAACCATTAAGCCTTAATGAAATCGTTGAGGCGCGAAAATCCCTCTAA
- a CDS encoding DUF4238 domain-containing protein, giving the protein MIKGLRKLFPDIEDKQAQALVEIWEEVVDLIFHEMDRISQPQMTELHINLREEIILEFAKLRHHIESKVIEAQTLEQLPNEIDLAAERELCLGDIGQQKILNTGKIIAENVWLEKYHNRWKLKTRSALEKEKAPPVAKELKINEVTDNHFIPKSFIKRYWSEKGVIRKNSISKGVVNYIDTSFGKWGFVRNLYSDQLEAYFGLIEGDASVPIQKVLKVEPLNTPQKQALVGFIVIQRIRNPAFIDSHNAKLKPVIEQHCGVEKANNPEYVQFIYESIFKNHEVYRNLSKPLFHNQWVLVRSPQKSIVLPDTCNIFTDVNGETFIVVPLTVSDCLVILPKKADEFPWPWYVTATPELERLLLCFGIEHSHTEFLSSTQQDIVTVEIVENSSEKIINSILRLAKSRGVPAK; this is encoded by the coding sequence ATGATAAAAGGCTTACGCAAATTGTTTCCCGACATTGAGGATAAACAAGCCCAAGCATTGGTGGAGATATGGGAAGAGGTTGTCGATCTGATATTTCATGAGATGGATAGGATTTCCCAACCGCAAATGACAGAACTTCACATTAACTTACGAGAAGAAATTATCCTCGAATTTGCTAAGTTGAGGCATCACATTGAGTCTAAGGTCATTGAAGCACAAACATTAGAACAGCTGCCAAATGAAATTGACTTAGCCGCCGAGAGAGAGCTTTGTCTAGGTGACATCGGACAACAAAAGATACTGAATACAGGAAAAATTATAGCGGAAAATGTATGGCTGGAAAAATATCATAACCGTTGGAAACTAAAAACAAGATCTGCCCTTGAGAAAGAGAAAGCTCCTCCTGTAGCAAAGGAGTTAAAAATTAATGAGGTAACAGACAATCATTTCATTCCCAAATCATTTATTAAGAGGTATTGGTCAGAAAAAGGGGTGATCAGAAAGAACTCGATATCAAAAGGGGTTGTCAACTATATTGATACTTCATTTGGTAAGTGGGGATTTGTTCGAAATCTGTATTCAGATCAGCTAGAGGCATATTTCGGATTAATTGAAGGTGATGCTTCAGTCCCTATACAAAAGGTCTTAAAAGTTGAGCCTCTCAATACCCCACAGAAACAGGCGCTGGTTGGTTTTATAGTTATCCAACGCATTAGAAATCCAGCGTTTATCGACTCACACAACGCAAAGTTGAAACCAGTCATTGAACAGCATTGTGGAGTAGAAAAAGCTAATAATCCTGAGTACGTTCAATTTATTTATGAAAGTATTTTTAAAAACCATGAAGTGTATCGGAACCTATCTAAACCTCTTTTTCATAACCAATGGGTACTTGTTCGCTCACCACAAAAATCTATCGTCTTACCTGATACGTGCAATATCTTCACTGACGTAAATGGTGAGACGTTTATTGTTGTGCCGCTCACGGTATCAGATTGTTTAGTTATTTTGCCGAAGAAAGCTGATGAGTTCCCTTGGCCATGGTATGTAACAGCAACACCTGAATTAGAACGATTGTTACTGTGTTTTGGAATTGAACATAGCCATACTGAATTTTTGAGCAGCACACAGCAAGATATTGTGACCGTAGAGATTGTCGAAAATAGTAGTGAAAAAATTATCAATTCGATTTTAAGACTAGCTAAAAGCAGAGGTGTACCCGCAAAATAG
- the msrA gene encoding peptide-methionine (S)-S-oxide reductase MsrA gives MKITLGLIILAASLLSYASNANADKTILAGGCFWCMESDFEKLDGVTDVISGFTGGNIKDPIYNGNHSGHFEAVQITYDPNKVSYKELLDYYWVNIDPFDAKGQFCDKGTSYLSAIFVANATERDIAQQSKKDIEKQFPDSKVITPILNASIFYPIKGDESYHQDYYKNNPIRYNAYRWSCGRDKRLKEIWGDKATH, from the coding sequence ATGAAAATTACACTAGGGTTAATAATATTAGCAGCAAGTTTATTGTCTTATGCTTCTAATGCCAATGCAGATAAAACCATTTTGGCTGGTGGATGCTTTTGGTGCATGGAGTCTGATTTTGAAAAACTTGATGGAGTAACCGATGTGATCTCCGGATTCACAGGCGGAAACATAAAAGACCCCATATATAATGGTAATCATAGCGGTCATTTTGAAGCGGTTCAAATAACCTATGATCCTAACAAGGTGAGTTACAAAGAGCTGTTAGATTATTACTGGGTTAACATTGATCCCTTTGATGCAAAAGGACAGTTTTGTGATAAAGGTACCAGCTATTTAAGCGCGATTTTCGTGGCAAACGCAACAGAAAGAGACATTGCACAACAGTCTAAAAAGGACATCGAAAAGCAATTTCCTGATAGCAAAGTTATTACGCCTATTTTAAATGCTTCAATTTTTTATCCTATAAAAGGCGATGAAAGTTACCATCAGGATTACTATAAGAACAACCCTATTAGATACAATGCTTACCGCTGGAGTTGTGGTAGGGACAAAAGATTAAAAGAAATTTGGGGTGATAAAGCGACTCATTAA
- a CDS encoding DASS family sodium-coupled anion symporter — protein sequence MSPNSKNNIPSETPTTEGGLDQKKMLILISDVILLFALFYGLPFEQGINTGLAILVFTAILWVTEAIHISITAILVPILGVCFGVFETKVAMTNFANPIIYLFFGGFVLAAALNHQKIDTLIAQKLLVASKGRLGVACFMLFGVTALLSMWISNTATAAMMLPLALGILSQLDKDKYHSTYLFLLLGIAYSANIGGIGTLVGSPPNAIAAAQVGLSFSDWLEFGIPTVIILLPLMWLALYWYFKPNLAAKIEIQRESKTLTRRGKLTLLIFITTVCSWIFSVPLAKALGGIPQFDTIIALSAVVVLASLGLVSWKKIETTTDWGVLILFGGGLTLSAILKATGTSVFLAHFMTDIFGSTHMSLFVFAVVAFVVMLTEFASNTASAALLVPVFAAIAEALGLSPVMLSVMIGIAASCAFMLPVATPPNAIVYGSGFIKQSEMMRVGMIINVISMIVLGVIAHLFWNI from the coding sequence ATGTCACCAAATTCAAAAAATAACATCCCCTCCGAAACACCCACAACGGAGGGGGGGCTTGATCAAAAGAAAATGCTGATTTTAATTTCAGACGTTATATTGTTATTTGCTTTATTTTACGGTTTACCCTTTGAGCAAGGGATAAACACAGGGTTAGCTATCTTGGTATTTACGGCCATTTTATGGGTTACAGAAGCGATTCACATTAGTATTACAGCAATATTAGTTCCTATTTTAGGTGTTTGCTTTGGCGTGTTTGAAACCAAAGTTGCGATGACTAATTTTGCCAATCCCATTATTTATTTGTTTTTTGGTGGCTTTGTGTTGGCTGCAGCTCTTAATCATCAGAAAATTGATACATTAATTGCACAAAAATTACTAGTTGCGTCAAAAGGCAGATTAGGGGTTGCTTGCTTTATGCTTTTTGGGGTAACAGCTTTGCTTTCGATGTGGATTAGCAATACGGCCACAGCGGCGATGATGTTGCCATTAGCGTTGGGGATATTGTCGCAATTAGATAAAGATAAATATCATAGTACCTATTTGTTTTTGCTTTTAGGTATTGCCTATTCTGCCAATATTGGTGGTATAGGAACCTTAGTCGGCAGTCCACCTAATGCCATTGCAGCAGCGCAAGTGGGATTAAGCTTCAGTGATTGGCTGGAATTTGGTATACCTACCGTTATTATTTTACTGCCGTTAATGTGGTTAGCTTTATATTGGTATTTCAAGCCTAATCTTGCTGCCAAGATTGAAATTCAACGTGAAAGTAAAACACTGACGCGTCGAGGTAAGCTAACGTTACTCATTTTTATTACCACAGTTTGTAGCTGGATATTTAGTGTGCCCTTAGCTAAAGCATTGGGTGGTATTCCTCAGTTTGACACTATTATTGCCTTAAGTGCCGTGGTTGTACTGGCAAGTTTAGGCTTGGTTAGTTGGAAGAAAATTGAAACAACGACTGATTGGGGAGTATTAATTCTATTCGGTGGTGGTTTAACCTTGAGTGCTATTTTAAAAGCGACGGGCACCAGTGTATTTCTGGCTCACTTTATGACGGATATTTTTGGCAGTACACACATGTCGCTATTTGTGTTTGCCGTGGTTGCATTCGTAGTGATGTTAACTGAATTTGCCAGTAATACTGCTAGTGCAGCCTTGCTAGTACCTGTTTTTGCTGCCATTGCTGAAGCGTTAGGCTTATCGCCAGTGATGTTGTCTGTCATGATAGGCATCGCGGCGTCCTGTGCCTTTATGTTACCTGTTGCGACACCACCTAATGCGATTGTGTATGGGTCGGGTTTTATCAAGCAATCTGAAATGATGCGTGTAGGTATGATCATCAACGTGATTAGCATGATAGTACTCGGGGTAATCGCACATCTATTCTGGAATATCTAA